CGGTCCACCTCCGCAAGCAACCTGCCGGGGTCGTCAAGGTCCCCGACGCCAAGGGCCAGGTGGTCGGTCGCCGTGTCGAACGCGATGAAGGGCCTCATGCACGCCCCCTGCTGCCCAGCACGTCAAGCCACTGGCGTGCGAGTTCACGGCCCCTGGCCCCCGAGGACTCGATGGCCATCCTGCGCTCGTCGTCCGTACCCCGCGCTATCGATACGAGAACGTGGTCGTGCGGGAGCACTCCCGGGAACCGGTCGCCCCATTCGATGAAGGACACGCCGTCGGCCTCGATCGTCTCGAAGAACCCGATATCCTCCAGTTCACGCGCTCCCTCCAGCCGATACAGGTCGAAGTGATACAACGGCAGGGCGCCCGGATGCACGAGCAACAGGTTGAACGTGGGGCTGGTGACAGGATCGGTCACGCCAAGCCCGCGAGCGACGCCCTGCACGAGATGCGTCTTACCGGCGCCAAGATCCCCCGCGAGCGCCACCACGTCGCCCGCACGCAAGAGTGGCGCTAGCAGCGCTCCCGCTCGCTCCGTCTCCACAACGCTATGGGTGATGAACGCCGAGATCATACGCGCTTCCTCAGAACAGCGGCGGCTGGTCCGGATGCGGCGCACCGTCGTCCGCTGCGCCACGCTCAAGAACGACCTTCAGCCGACGGAAGTCCTCGAACAAGACCTGCGCCTTCGACCTGTCGTACAACGCCGCAGCCGGATGGAAGATCGGCACGATCCCCCGCCCGTCCTTCTCGAACAGACGCCCCCTCAGTGCGCTGATGGGGCGAGCCGTGTCCAGCACGAACCTCGTGGCGTGGTTGCCGAGCGTCGCCACCACAAGGGGGTCGATCAACCTCACCTGTTCGGTGAGGAACGGCGTGCACGTGACCACCTCCTCCGGGAGGGGGTCACGGTTCCCCGGCGGACGGCACTTGAGGATGTTCGCGATATACACGTCCTGCCGCTGCAGCCCGATGCTG
The sequence above is drawn from the Anaerosoma tenue genome and encodes:
- the tsaE gene encoding tRNA (adenosine(37)-N6)-threonylcarbamoyltransferase complex ATPase subunit type 1 TsaE; the protein is MISAFITHSVVETERAGALLAPLLRAGDVVALAGDLGAGKTHLVQGVARGLGVTDPVTSPTFNLLLVHPGALPLYHFDLYRLEGARELEDIGFFETIEADGVSFIEWGDRFPGVLPHDHVLVSIARGTDDERRMAIESSGARGRELARQWLDVLGSRGRA
- a CDS encoding uracil-DNA glycosylase; protein product: MYDPDVHEGDVADLSGLVALRARIGDCHRCPLGDTRTTLVFGTGDPHARLMFIGEAPGRNEDLKGEPFVGAAGRLLDELLGSIGLQRQDVYIANILKCRPPGNRDPLPEEVVTCTPFLTEQVRLIDPLVVATLGNHATRFVLDTARPISALRGRLFEKDGRGIVPIFHPAAALYDRSKAQVLFEDFRRLKVVLERGAADDGAPHPDQPPLF